From Miscanthus floridulus cultivar M001 chromosome 15, ASM1932011v1, whole genome shotgun sequence, the proteins below share one genomic window:
- the LOC136509143 gene encoding fatty acid desaturase DES3-like isoform X2 yields MQTQTQTQTTPPQKQQQPPSSSQMTMRRPADQVEEAAAKATEDMKSRVDGFDAGKPPPFRIGDVRAAVPEHCWRKSPWRSLWYVARDVAVVAALGAAAAAGMDSWAVWPVYWAAQGTMFWALFVLGHDCGHGSFSDSATLNSVVGHLLHSFILVPYHGWRISHRTHHQNHGHVNRDESWHPITEGLYRRLEPRTKKLRFTVPFPLLAFPVYLLYRSPGKTGSHFLPNSELFSPKEKGDVMVSTTCWCIMLASLLAMACAFGPAQVLKMYGLPYLVFVMWLDLVTYLHHHGHQERLPWYRGEEWSYLRGGLTTVDRDYGWINNIHHDIGTHVIHHLFPQIPHYHLVEATKAAKPVLGRYYREPPKSGPLPLHLLGVLLRSLRVDHFVSDHGDVVYYQTDHDLTTTAHGAWAAQNHHKQK; encoded by the exons ATGCAGACGCAGACGCAGACCCAAACGACGCCGCCGCAAAAGCAACAGCAGCCGCCCTCTTCTTCACAGATGACGATGAGGCGGCCGGCGGATCAGGTTGAGGAGGCGGCGGCCAAGGCGACGGAGGACATGAAGAGCCGGGTGGACGGCTTCGACGCCGGGAAGCCGCCGCCGTTCCGCATCGGCGACGTGCGCGCGGCGGTGCCGGAGCACTGCTGGCGCAAGAGCCCCTGGCGGTCGCTGTGGTACGTGGCGCGCgacgtggcggtggtggcggcgctgggcgcggcggcggcggcgggcatggATAGCTGGGCGGTGTGGCCGGTGTACTGGGCGGCGCAGGGGACCATGTTCTGGGCGCTCTTCGTCCTGGGACACGACTG TGGTCACGGGAGTTTCTCGGACAGCGCGACACTCAACAGCGTGGTGGGGCATCTCCTACACTCCTTCATCCTCGTCCCCTACCATGGATG GAGGATCAGCCACAGAACACACCATCAGAACCACGGCCACGTCAACAGGGACGAGTCATGGCACCCG ATCACGGAGGGGCTGTACCGGCGACTGGAGCCACGCACAAAGAAGCTAAGATTCACGGTCCCCTTCCCATTGCTCGCATTCCCCGTCTACCTC TTGTACAGGAGCCCTGGAAAGACGGGCTCCCACTTTCTTCCCAACAGTGAGCTGTTCAGCCCCAAGGAGAAGGGAGACGTCATGGTCTCAACCACCTGCTGGTGCATCATGCTCGCCTCCCTCCTCGCCATGGCGTGCGCATTCGGCCCAGCCCAGGTGCTCAAGATGTACGGCCTCCCATACCTT GTGTTTGTGATGTGGCTTGACTTGGTGACGTACCTGCACCACCATGGCCACCAGGAGCGCCTTCCCTGGTACCGCGGCGAGGAGTGGAGCTACCTGCGCGGTGGCCTGACGACGGTGGACAGGGACTACGGCTGGATCAACAACATCCACCACGACATCGGCACCCATGTCATTCATCACCTCTTCCCGCAGATCCCGCACTACCATCTCGTTGAAGCT ACCAAGGCAGCGAAGCCAGTACTGGGGCGATACTACCGGGAGCCGCCGAAGTCAGGGCCGCTGCCACTGCACCTCCTTGGCGTGCTCCTCAGGAGCCTCAGAGTCGACCACTTCGTCAGCGACCATGGGGATGTTGTCTACTACCAAACTGACCATGACCTGACAACTACTGCTCACGGCGCCTGGGCTGCCCAAAACCATCATAAGCAAAAATGA
- the LOC136509143 gene encoding fatty acid desaturase DES3-like isoform X1: MQTQTQTQTTPPQKQQQPPSSSQMTMRRPADQVEEAAAKATEDMKSRVDGFDAGKPPPFRIGDVRAAVPEHCWRKSPWRSLWYVARDVAVVAALGAAAAAGMDSWAVWPVYWAAQGTMFWALFVLGHDCGHGSFSDSATLNSVVGHLLHSFILVPYHGWRISHRTHHQNHGHVNRDESWHPITEGLYRRLEPRTKKLRFTVPFPLLAFPVYLLVALGWMQLYRSPGKTGSHFLPNSELFSPKEKGDVMVSTTCWCIMLASLLAMACAFGPAQVLKMYGLPYLVFVMWLDLVTYLHHHGHQERLPWYRGEEWSYLRGGLTTVDRDYGWINNIHHDIGTHVIHHLFPQIPHYHLVEATKAAKPVLGRYYREPPKSGPLPLHLLGVLLRSLRVDHFVSDHGDVVYYQTDHDLTTTAHGAWAAQNHHKQK, from the exons ATGCAGACGCAGACGCAGACCCAAACGACGCCGCCGCAAAAGCAACAGCAGCCGCCCTCTTCTTCACAGATGACGATGAGGCGGCCGGCGGATCAGGTTGAGGAGGCGGCGGCCAAGGCGACGGAGGACATGAAGAGCCGGGTGGACGGCTTCGACGCCGGGAAGCCGCCGCCGTTCCGCATCGGCGACGTGCGCGCGGCGGTGCCGGAGCACTGCTGGCGCAAGAGCCCCTGGCGGTCGCTGTGGTACGTGGCGCGCgacgtggcggtggtggcggcgctgggcgcggcggcggcggcgggcatggATAGCTGGGCGGTGTGGCCGGTGTACTGGGCGGCGCAGGGGACCATGTTCTGGGCGCTCTTCGTCCTGGGACACGACTG TGGTCACGGGAGTTTCTCGGACAGCGCGACACTCAACAGCGTGGTGGGGCATCTCCTACACTCCTTCATCCTCGTCCCCTACCATGGATG GAGGATCAGCCACAGAACACACCATCAGAACCACGGCCACGTCAACAGGGACGAGTCATGGCACCCG ATCACGGAGGGGCTGTACCGGCGACTGGAGCCACGCACAAAGAAGCTAAGATTCACGGTCCCCTTCCCATTGCTCGCATTCCCCGTCTACCTC TTGGTTGCGCTTGGATGGATGCAGTTGTACAGGAGCCCTGGAAAGACGGGCTCCCACTTTCTTCCCAACAGTGAGCTGTTCAGCCCCAAGGAGAAGGGAGACGTCATGGTCTCAACCACCTGCTGGTGCATCATGCTCGCCTCCCTCCTCGCCATGGCGTGCGCATTCGGCCCAGCCCAGGTGCTCAAGATGTACGGCCTCCCATACCTT GTGTTTGTGATGTGGCTTGACTTGGTGACGTACCTGCACCACCATGGCCACCAGGAGCGCCTTCCCTGGTACCGCGGCGAGGAGTGGAGCTACCTGCGCGGTGGCCTGACGACGGTGGACAGGGACTACGGCTGGATCAACAACATCCACCACGACATCGGCACCCATGTCATTCATCACCTCTTCCCGCAGATCCCGCACTACCATCTCGTTGAAGCT ACCAAGGCAGCGAAGCCAGTACTGGGGCGATACTACCGGGAGCCGCCGAAGTCAGGGCCGCTGCCACTGCACCTCCTTGGCGTGCTCCTCAGGAGCCTCAGAGTCGACCACTTCGTCAGCGACCATGGGGATGTTGTCTACTACCAAACTGACCATGACCTGACAACTACTGCTCACGGCGCCTGGGCTGCCCAAAACCATCATAAGCAAAAATGA
- the LOC136509471 gene encoding monothiol glutaredoxin-S12, chloroplastic: MEEHIEATGKVPPGNVAGNYTWVGAPQRPPDLRLMPGRHVQLTVPLEQLIDRLVKENKVVAFIKGSRSAPQCGFSQRVVGILEAHGADFVTVDVLGEEHNHGLREALKTYSNWPTFPQIFVGGELVGGCDIISSMAEKRELAALFQK, encoded by the coding sequence ATGGAAGAACATATAGAAGCCACTGGCAAGGTGCCACCAGGGAATGTTGCAGGAAACTACACCTGGGTTGGTGCCCCCCAGAGGCCTCCAGACTTGCGGTTGATGCCTGGACGCCATGTCCAGCTGACTGTTCCACTAGAACAGCTGATAGACCGGTTGGTGAAGGAGAACAAAGTGGTAGCCTTCATCAAAGGATCAAGGAGTGCTCCCCAGTGCGGATTCTCACAAAGGGTGGTGGGTATCCTGGAAGCACATGGAGCGGATTTCGTAACTGTTGATGTGCTTGGTGAGGAACACAACCATGGGCTAAGAGAGGCGCTGAAGACGTACAGCAACTGGCCGACGTTCCCTCAGATTTTCGTTGGCGGGGAGCTCGTGGGAGGCTGTGATATTATTTCATCCATGGCTGAAAAACGGGAGCTTGCTGCCCTATTTCAGAAATAG
- the LOC136509032 gene encoding monothiol glutaredoxin-S12, chloroplastic-like: MAMASTATAAASPRLAFPLLSAPASSSNTPRFPLRRRRASRPLAVAAFKKLSEASPVPIPQEPTQPLVDEDTLPPKPGVYGVYDPAGELQFVGISRNVRASVEGHRRKVPANLCASVKVTVSDEETPD; the protein is encoded by the exons ATGGCCATGgcttccaccgccaccgccgctgcttctCCCCGCCTcgccttccctctcctctccgcgCCGGCCTCCTCCTCCAATACGCCTCGCTTccctctccgccgccgccgcgcctcccGCCCCCTCGCCGTAGCCGCCTTCAAGAAGCTCTCCGAGGCGTCCCCCGTGCCCATCCCTCAGGAGCCCACCCAGCCCCTGGTCGACGAGGACACCCTGCCCCCCAAGCCCGGGGTCTACGGCGTCTACGACCCCGCCGGGGAGCTGCAGTTCGTCGGGATTTCGCGTAATGTCAGGGCCAGCGTCGAGGGCCACCGCCGGAAGGTCCCCGCTAACCTCTGCGCCTCCGTCAAG GTCACAGTATCAGATGAGGAGACACCAGATTGA